Proteins found in one Takifugu rubripes chromosome 15, fTakRub1.2, whole genome shotgun sequence genomic segment:
- the zbtb21 gene encoding zinc finger and BTB domain-containing protein 21 isoform X1, whose product MESLVHYSNPSHAPSVLAILNEQRLRGQMCDVVLVVADQRYRAHKSVLAASSEYFQSLFTQMDEESLKAVNLDFCEPDSFETVLNYMYTCSLFIDKGSLAAIQELGYSLGIPFLTNIVSTRPNASYCVSRKRLSFSEGEENDTQTRSVIVYRVQNDAAHVPPCKYPKKSELASLPPHYARESSQSESRHNSRPSVKYSGSTYRNSPEESEAVESKSTYSYASILKGSSSKITPVRPQLTSSVSFSETEVEPIQLQSSTKQDTRKENGEAPPYHTKGPFQGQAGDSSQNIDRSGPLIKSLLRRSLSMDSPVPVFSPTLELKELQSREQSVVKLASKASVPETSAHKDSPSTPPLTLRSKYQGRYAEEPQVDSQVSIKAEPSSPLADPMDIVRITVGETLPVNLKDLQANYNQDSRPQVGPYGKRYHRPNNRRYPLKKSKANKEQPLSAEGKMSNTSPHGVGGGSNERSAELPQHRVFKCWNCLKVFRSSAGLHRHVNMYHNPEKPYACDICHKRFHTNFKVWTHCQTQHGVVQNPASSSSNATFDDKFQKKLIDIVREREIKKALLWKLKRNKHGLQSPALTKKRARPGFICPYCGKAFVFHSHYRQHLRTHPAENADRDVVLYPEDHEMVQKKDSDDEVYSCRLCNVKLSSLFEQGDHERGCRHATVCPYCGLRFSTAAVKKDHEAHCKYKKLTCLECMRSFKSSFSIWRHQVEVHNQNIMTAKDLNHPKQQEGNVASENVNDEFFGDGPLAVGSSRLNSYSESTCPPAYESENSPSFVPEDLSTGRLLVKEEPIEESVSERENSESAGSVLEEPGVWPCEKCGSLFSARKDLERHQELLCHIKPFICHICKKAFRTNFRLWSHFQSHLSTEPGLGEFHSQAPPLSPSPPLTLHNSQRPSPQASVLKSGQAAAVAAAASEEPSSPEPCGVPASKMMRPEAEQQPSGHGLLSRSDSTENQESDTLFYHASSLSALAFKRQYMCKICHRTFKTAFSLWSHEQSHSHI is encoded by the coding sequence ATGGAGAGCCTCGTGCATTACAGCAATCCCTCCCATGCGCCTTCGGTGTTGGCGATCCTTAATGAGCAGCGTCTGCGGGGCCAGATGTGCGATGTTGTCCTGGTTGTGGCGGATCAGAGGTATCGGGCCCATAAGAGTGTTTTGGCTGCCAGTAGTGAGTATTTCCAGTCCCTCTTCACGCAGATGGATGAGGAGTCTCTGAAAGCGGTGAACTTGGACTTCTGTGAGCCCGATTCCTTCGAGACGGTTCTAAATTACATGTACACTTGCTCCCTTTTCATTGACAaaggcagcctggcagccattCAGGAACTAGGCTACAGCCTCGGAATCCCCTTTCTCACTAACATTGTGTCGACGAGACCAAATGCATCCTACTGTGTGTCCAGGAAAAGGCTCTCCTTCTCTGAAGGGGAGGAGAACGACACCCAGACCAGGAGTGTTATTGTGTATCGAGTCCAGAACGATGCCGCCCACGTCCCTCCCTGTAAATATCCCAAAAAGTCAGAGTTAGCATCTTTACCCCCCCATTATGCCCGAGAGTCATCTCAGTCCGAGTCACGACACAACTCGCGCCCGTCAGTCAAATACTCAGGGTCCACGTATCGGAACTCCCCCGAGGAGTCGGAAGCCGTTGAAAGCAAGTCGACGTACTCTTACGCCTCTATATTGAAGGGGAGTTCATCAAAGATCACGCCCGTTAGGCCTCAGCTGACGTCGTCAGTGTCTTTCAGCGAGACCGAAGTGGAGCCCATTCAACTGCAGTCCAGCACTAAACAGGACACGAGAAAGGAGAATGGGGAGGCACCCCCCTATCACACCAAAGGTCCATTTCAGGGTCAGGCCGGGGACTCCAGCCAGAACATTGACAGGAGTGGGCCGCTCATAAAGAGCTTACTCCGGAGATCCTTGTCCATGGACAGTCCCGTTCCAGTCTTCTCTCCAACGCTGGAGCTCAAGGAGCTGCAAAGTCGAGAGCAGTCGGTCGTAAAACTGGCCTCCAAAGCATCTGTTCCAGAAACCTCGGCTCACAAAGACAGTCCCAGCACTCCTCCCTTGACGCTCAGGTCGAAATACCAAGGCAGGTATGCCGAAGAACCTCAGGTAGACAGCCAAGTCAGCATCAAGGCCGAGCCCAGCAGCCCACTCGCTGACCCCATGGACATCGTTCGCATCACTGTCGGAGAAACTCTGCCGGTCAATCTCAAAGACCTGCAAGCGAATTACAACCAGGACTCAAGGCCGCAGGTTGGTCCCTATGGAAAAAGGTACCACAGGCCGAATAACAGAAGGTACCCACTAAAAAAGAGCAAAGCGAATAAGGAGCAGCCCCTCTCGGCTGAAGGCAAGATGTCAAACACCTCACCTCACGGCGTTGGCGGCGGTTCCAACGAGAGGAGCGCGGAGCTGCCCCAGCACAGGGTTTTCAAATGCTGGAACTGTTTAAAGGTTTTCAGGTCTAGCGCTGGACTGCACCGCCACGTGAACATGTACCACAACCCCGAGAAGCCGTACGCCTGTGACATCTGCCACAAGCGCTTCCACACCAACTTCAAAGTGTGGACGCACTGCCAGACGCAGCACGGCGTGGTGCAAAACCCGGCGTCCTCCTCCAGCAACGCCACCTTCGACGACAAATTTCAAAAGAAACTGATAGACATCGTGCGAGAGAGGGAGATAAAGAAAGCCCTGCTTTGGAAGCTCAAGAGAAACAAGCATGGTTTGCAATCTCCCGCGCTCACCAAGAAGAGGGCGCGGCCCGGCTTCATCTGCCCCTACTGTGGCAAAGCTTTTGTGTTCCACTCCCACTACAGGCAACATCTGAGGACGCATCCAGCGGAGAACGCTGACCGGGACGTCGTGCTTTACCCGGAGGATCACGAGATGGTCCAGAAGAAGGACTCGGACGACGAGGTTTACTCCTGCAGACTCTGCAACGTGAAGCTGTCTTCGCTCTTCGAGCAGGGCGACCACGAGCGGGGCTGCCGGCACGCCACCGTGTGCCCTTACTGCGGCCTCCGCTTCTCCACCGCCGCGGTCAAGAAGGACCACGAGGCGCATTGCAAGTACAAGAAACTGACTTGTCTGGAGTGCATGCGGTCCTTCAAGTCCTCCTTCAGCATCTGGCGCCACCAGGTGGAGGTCCACAACCAGAACATAATGACCGCGAAAGACCTGAATCATCCGAAGCAGCAAGAAGGCAACGTGGCGTCGGAAAACGTCAACGACGAGTTCTTCGGCGATGGCCCTCTGGCAGTGGGCAGCTCCAGACTGAACAGCTACAGCGAGTCCACGTGTCCGCCCGCGTACGAGTCCGAAAACTCTCCGTCCTTTGTGCCCGAGGACCTGAGCACCGGCCGGCTGTTGGTCAAGGAAGAGCCGATAGAAGAGTCCGTGAGCGAGAGGGAGAACTCGGAAAGCGCCGGCTCGGTGCTGGAAGAGCCCGGCGTGTGGCCGTGTGAGAAATGCGGAAGCCTCTTCAGCGCGCGGAAAGACCTGGAACGCCACCAGGAGCTCCTGTGCCACATCAAACCCTTCATCTGCCACATCTGTAAGAAGGCCTTCAGGACCAACTTCCGTCTCTGGAGCCACTTTCAGTCACACCTCTCGACTGAACCGGGTCTGGGTGAGTTCCACAGCCAGGCCCCGCccctgtccccctccccccccttgaCCCTGCACAACTCCCAGCGTCCCTCCCCGCAGGCCTCTGTGCTCAAATCCGGCCAGGCGGCGGCCGTTGCCGCGGCGGCGTCCGAGGAGCCCAGCAGCCCGGAGCCCTGCGGCGTACCGGCGAGCAAGATGATGCGGCccgaagcagagcagcagcccagCGGTCACGGCCTGCTGTCGAGGTCGGACAGCACGGAGAATCAGGAATCAGACACACTCTTCTACCACGCGTCCTCCCTGTCCGCCCTGGCGTTCAAGAGGCAGTACATGTGCAAGATCTGCCACAGGACATTTAAGACGGCCTTCAGCCTGTGGAGCCACGAGCAGAGCCACAGTCACATATAG
- the zbtb21 gene encoding zinc finger and BTB domain-containing protein 21 isoform X2: protein MRLRCWRSLMSSVCGARCAMLSWLWRIRGSLAAIQELGYSLGIPFLTNIVSTRPNASYCVSRKRLSFSEGEENDTQTRSVIVYRVQNDAAHVPPCKYPKKSELASLPPHYARESSQSESRHNSRPSVKYSGSTYRNSPEESEAVESKSTYSYASILKGSSSKITPVRPQLTSSVSFSETEVEPIQLQSSTKQDTRKENGEAPPYHTKGPFQGQAGDSSQNIDRSGPLIKSLLRRSLSMDSPVPVFSPTLELKELQSREQSVVKLASKASVPETSAHKDSPSTPPLTLRSKYQGRYAEEPQVDSQVSIKAEPSSPLADPMDIVRITVGETLPVNLKDLQANYNQDSRPQVGPYGKRYHRPNNRRYPLKKSKANKEQPLSAEGKMSNTSPHGVGGGSNERSAELPQHRVFKCWNCLKVFRSSAGLHRHVNMYHNPEKPYACDICHKRFHTNFKVWTHCQTQHGVVQNPASSSSNATFDDKFQKKLIDIVREREIKKALLWKLKRNKHGLQSPALTKKRARPGFICPYCGKAFVFHSHYRQHLRTHPAENADRDVVLYPEDHEMVQKKDSDDEVYSCRLCNVKLSSLFEQGDHERGCRHATVCPYCGLRFSTAAVKKDHEAHCKYKKLTCLECMRSFKSSFSIWRHQVEVHNQNIMTAKDLNHPKQQEGNVASENVNDEFFGDGPLAVGSSRLNSYSESTCPPAYESENSPSFVPEDLSTGRLLVKEEPIEESVSERENSESAGSVLEEPGVWPCEKCGSLFSARKDLERHQELLCHIKPFICHICKKAFRTNFRLWSHFQSHLSTEPGLGEFHSQAPPLSPSPPLTLHNSQRPSPQASVLKSGQAAAVAAAASEEPSSPEPCGVPASKMMRPEAEQQPSGHGLLSRSDSTENQESDTLFYHASSLSALAFKRQYMCKICHRTFKTAFSLWSHEQSHSHI, encoded by the exons ATGCGCCTTCGGTGTTGGCGATCCTTAATGAGCAGCGTCTGCGGGGCCAGATGTGCGATGTTGTCCTGGTTGTGGCGGATCAGAG gcagcctggcagccattCAGGAACTAGGCTACAGCCTCGGAATCCCCTTTCTCACTAACATTGTGTCGACGAGACCAAATGCATCCTACTGTGTGTCCAGGAAAAGGCTCTCCTTCTCTGAAGGGGAGGAGAACGACACCCAGACCAGGAGTGTTATTGTGTATCGAGTCCAGAACGATGCCGCCCACGTCCCTCCCTGTAAATATCCCAAAAAGTCAGAGTTAGCATCTTTACCCCCCCATTATGCCCGAGAGTCATCTCAGTCCGAGTCACGACACAACTCGCGCCCGTCAGTCAAATACTCAGGGTCCACGTATCGGAACTCCCCCGAGGAGTCGGAAGCCGTTGAAAGCAAGTCGACGTACTCTTACGCCTCTATATTGAAGGGGAGTTCATCAAAGATCACGCCCGTTAGGCCTCAGCTGACGTCGTCAGTGTCTTTCAGCGAGACCGAAGTGGAGCCCATTCAACTGCAGTCCAGCACTAAACAGGACACGAGAAAGGAGAATGGGGAGGCACCCCCCTATCACACCAAAGGTCCATTTCAGGGTCAGGCCGGGGACTCCAGCCAGAACATTGACAGGAGTGGGCCGCTCATAAAGAGCTTACTCCGGAGATCCTTGTCCATGGACAGTCCCGTTCCAGTCTTCTCTCCAACGCTGGAGCTCAAGGAGCTGCAAAGTCGAGAGCAGTCGGTCGTAAAACTGGCCTCCAAAGCATCTGTTCCAGAAACCTCGGCTCACAAAGACAGTCCCAGCACTCCTCCCTTGACGCTCAGGTCGAAATACCAAGGCAGGTATGCCGAAGAACCTCAGGTAGACAGCCAAGTCAGCATCAAGGCCGAGCCCAGCAGCCCACTCGCTGACCCCATGGACATCGTTCGCATCACTGTCGGAGAAACTCTGCCGGTCAATCTCAAAGACCTGCAAGCGAATTACAACCAGGACTCAAGGCCGCAGGTTGGTCCCTATGGAAAAAGGTACCACAGGCCGAATAACAGAAGGTACCCACTAAAAAAGAGCAAAGCGAATAAGGAGCAGCCCCTCTCGGCTGAAGGCAAGATGTCAAACACCTCACCTCACGGCGTTGGCGGCGGTTCCAACGAGAGGAGCGCGGAGCTGCCCCAGCACAGGGTTTTCAAATGCTGGAACTGTTTAAAGGTTTTCAGGTCTAGCGCTGGACTGCACCGCCACGTGAACATGTACCACAACCCCGAGAAGCCGTACGCCTGTGACATCTGCCACAAGCGCTTCCACACCAACTTCAAAGTGTGGACGCACTGCCAGACGCAGCACGGCGTGGTGCAAAACCCGGCGTCCTCCTCCAGCAACGCCACCTTCGACGACAAATTTCAAAAGAAACTGATAGACATCGTGCGAGAGAGGGAGATAAAGAAAGCCCTGCTTTGGAAGCTCAAGAGAAACAAGCATGGTTTGCAATCTCCCGCGCTCACCAAGAAGAGGGCGCGGCCCGGCTTCATCTGCCCCTACTGTGGCAAAGCTTTTGTGTTCCACTCCCACTACAGGCAACATCTGAGGACGCATCCAGCGGAGAACGCTGACCGGGACGTCGTGCTTTACCCGGAGGATCACGAGATGGTCCAGAAGAAGGACTCGGACGACGAGGTTTACTCCTGCAGACTCTGCAACGTGAAGCTGTCTTCGCTCTTCGAGCAGGGCGACCACGAGCGGGGCTGCCGGCACGCCACCGTGTGCCCTTACTGCGGCCTCCGCTTCTCCACCGCCGCGGTCAAGAAGGACCACGAGGCGCATTGCAAGTACAAGAAACTGACTTGTCTGGAGTGCATGCGGTCCTTCAAGTCCTCCTTCAGCATCTGGCGCCACCAGGTGGAGGTCCACAACCAGAACATAATGACCGCGAAAGACCTGAATCATCCGAAGCAGCAAGAAGGCAACGTGGCGTCGGAAAACGTCAACGACGAGTTCTTCGGCGATGGCCCTCTGGCAGTGGGCAGCTCCAGACTGAACAGCTACAGCGAGTCCACGTGTCCGCCCGCGTACGAGTCCGAAAACTCTCCGTCCTTTGTGCCCGAGGACCTGAGCACCGGCCGGCTGTTGGTCAAGGAAGAGCCGATAGAAGAGTCCGTGAGCGAGAGGGAGAACTCGGAAAGCGCCGGCTCGGTGCTGGAAGAGCCCGGCGTGTGGCCGTGTGAGAAATGCGGAAGCCTCTTCAGCGCGCGGAAAGACCTGGAACGCCACCAGGAGCTCCTGTGCCACATCAAACCCTTCATCTGCCACATCTGTAAGAAGGCCTTCAGGACCAACTTCCGTCTCTGGAGCCACTTTCAGTCACACCTCTCGACTGAACCGGGTCTGGGTGAGTTCCACAGCCAGGCCCCGCccctgtccccctccccccccttgaCCCTGCACAACTCCCAGCGTCCCTCCCCGCAGGCCTCTGTGCTCAAATCCGGCCAGGCGGCGGCCGTTGCCGCGGCGGCGTCCGAGGAGCCCAGCAGCCCGGAGCCCTGCGGCGTACCGGCGAGCAAGATGATGCGGCccgaagcagagcagcagcccagCGGTCACGGCCTGCTGTCGAGGTCGGACAGCACGGAGAATCAGGAATCAGACACACTCTTCTACCACGCGTCCTCCCTGTCCGCCCTGGCGTTCAAGAGGCAGTACATGTGCAAGATCTGCCACAGGACATTTAAGACGGCCTTCAGCCTGTGGAGCCACGAGCAGAGCCACAGTCACATATAG
- the atg101 gene encoding autophagy-related protein 101 translates to MNCRSEVLEVTVETRQVEEATLAVLHTILLHRSTGKFHYKKEGTYSIGTVGTVDIDCDFIDFTFVRVSSEELDRVLRKAVSEFKDALNSSGNDGMGQISLEFYQKKKSRWPFSDECIPWEVWNLKVNVVGLANEQERQICREKVGEKLGEKVINVVEVINRHEYLPKMPTQSEVDNVFDTSLKDVQPYLYKITFQITDTLGTSVSTTMRRLIKDTLAL, encoded by the exons ATGAATTGCCGCTCAGAAGTGCTGGAAGTAACCGTGGAGACGAGGCAGGTTGAAGAAGCCACGCTGGCTGTGCTGCACACCATTTTACTGCATCGCAGTACTGGGAAATTCCATTACAAGAAAGAGGGCACCTACTCGATCGGTACCGTGGGGACCGTAGACATCGACTGCGATTTCATCGACTTCACATTTGTCCGGGTGTCCTCAGAGGAGCTGGACAGAGTGCTCAGGAAAGCTGTGTCTGAATTCAAG GACGCATTAAACAGCTCTGGCAACGATGGCATGGGGCAGATTTCGCTGGAGTTCTACCAGAAGAAGAAGTCTCGGTGGCCCTTCTCCGACGAGTGCATCCCCTGGGAGGTGTGGAACCTGAAGGTTAACGTTGTCGGCCTGGCAAATGAGCAAGAACGGCAAATATGCAGGGAAAAAGTCGGGGAGAAGCTGGGCGAGAAGGTGATCAACGTTGTTGAGGTAATAAACCGCCACGAATACCTGCCAAAGATGCCCACCCAGTCCGAAGTGGACAACGTCTTTGACACCAGCCTTAAAGATGTGCAGCCATACCTGTACAAAATCACCTTCCAGATCACTGACACTCTGGGCACCTCCGTCAGCACCACGATGAGGAGGCTGATTAAAGACACTCTGGCTCTGTGA